Below is a window of Cytobacillus firmus DNA.
GGCAAAAAGGAGGAAATGTAAATGAAAAACAAGACAGGGGTATTACTGGGGCGTTTAATGCGCAACATTATGCGCAGCCCGGATACAATTATCACGGTGGCAATTATGCCGATTATGATGATGCTGCTGTTTGTTTATGTATTTGGCGGCTCCATAGAAACGGGCACTGACAACTACGTCAATTATTTATTGCCGGGAATCCTGCTGATGGCTATCGCATCCGGCGTCGCTTACACTACATTGCGGCTGTTTAACGATGTAAAGAGCGGGCTGATGGCTCGTTTCATTACCATGCCTATCAAGCGTTCATCGGTATTGTGGGCTCACGTGTTGACTTCGCTTGTTTCCAATGCCCTTACTGTCGTGGTGGTTATCCTTGTTGCCCTCCTGATGGGCTTCCGTTCTAGCGCTGAT
It encodes the following:
- a CDS encoding ABC transporter permease, with translation MKNKTGVLLGRLMRNIMRSPDTIITVAIMPIMMMLLFVYVFGGSIETGTDNYVNYLLPGILLMAIASGVAYTTLRLFNDVKSGLMARFITMPIKRSSVLWAHVLTSLVSNALTVVVVILVALLMGFRSSADILDWLTVAGILGLFTLALTWIAVIPGLKAKSMEGATAYSYPLIFLPFISSAFVPTETMPKIVRAFAENQPVTSIVNAIRTLLYEGSVGSDIWIALSWCIGIMVIAYFFAIKAFKRQLG